A single region of the Pseudomonas sp. GGS8 genome encodes:
- a CDS encoding YheV family putative zinc ribbon protein has product MSEGSVITKKRFIAGAVCPACSEPDKLMMWNEDTVPHRECVACGYSDTLNEQGLSVPKELGTRVNTSALKVPDAKVQAVQFFPNPKLKKKPDEQN; this is encoded by the coding sequence ATGAGTGAGGGATCTGTGATTACCAAAAAACGCTTTATCGCCGGGGCGGTCTGCCCGGCCTGCAGCGAGCCGGACAAATTGATGATGTGGAACGAAGATACCGTTCCGCATCGCGAGTGCGTGGCCTGCGGTTATTCCGACACGCTGAATGAACAAGGCCTGTCGGTGCCCAAGGAATTGGGCACCCGGGTCAACACCTCGGCACTCAAGGTGCCGGACGCCAAGGTTCAGGCCGTGCAGTTTTTTCCGAACCCGAAGCTGAAGAAAAAGCCTGACGAGCAAAACTGA
- a CDS encoding M3 family metallopeptidase, translated as MPNTNPLLQHWGLPPYSNVRAEHLVPAIEKIISDNRQAIPDIIASQSTFPTWDDLVLAVDETDARLDEAMGIIETLAMVKHDGDTWELAISTCRNAVTQYKTEKMSNQALFRTYQRLAQSPIAANFDESRKAVLNKALRRFRFSGIELSLDQQQQLAHLNREISALESLFLKHLENASSAWSKRIDNVAQLNGLPLATHDRLALNARQAGHAGWLITLDQDTYNQVMAYAEDRPLREEYFVAFSTRASDQGPHAGQFDNGPVLESLLAKRHRKAQLLGYENFAQLSLTNRMADSTVQVSGFLRRQVALKTPSFEEDAQALKAFATSLGIAEVEPWDHEFLAEKLRQQYLDMPLKSLRDYFPLDATLRRIFLFSERMFGVQIVEQSEFNRWHDNVRLFEVSEHGQVIGHIYLDPFHRKEAPDFPWTATPRNRRVDAEGRLTLPIAVIHANFTEVLADQPCLLTHLDLRVLFHEFGHCLHHTLTRSPHYTLSGISQLGRDTAEFAGQLFERWCFSGEFLLWLAAHYRTGERLTEAQIDKALTSLQAQSSWQTARLLMAGLFDFQLHLSQGDGRSAQQVFEDVQREIPHLKLSSYSRLANSFDYLVTGYGASVYAYNWSDVLATEAFKRFERDWVFNIQTGKAVREAIFSPGDSHSLLLSLAAFLERPLAEDLFPVAVSS; from the coding sequence ATGCCAAATACCAATCCGCTTCTGCAGCACTGGGGCCTGCCGCCCTATTCGAACGTTCGTGCCGAGCATCTCGTGCCGGCCATTGAAAAAATCATTAGCGACAACCGTCAGGCCATCCCCGACATTATCGCCAGCCAATCAACATTCCCGACCTGGGACGACCTTGTGCTTGCAGTCGATGAAACCGATGCACGCCTGGATGAAGCCATGGGAATCATCGAAACCCTCGCCATGGTGAAGCACGACGGTGACACCTGGGAGTTGGCAATCAGTACATGTCGTAATGCCGTGACGCAGTACAAAACCGAAAAAATGAGCAATCAGGCGCTGTTCCGGACCTATCAAAGGCTTGCACAAAGCCCGATCGCCGCAAATTTCGATGAGTCTCGCAAAGCCGTGCTGAACAAGGCTCTGCGCAGGTTTCGTTTCTCCGGAATCGAGTTGTCCCTCGATCAACAGCAGCAACTCGCTCACCTGAACCGCGAAATCAGCGCGCTCGAGAGTCTGTTCCTAAAGCACCTGGAGAATGCGAGCTCAGCCTGGAGCAAGCGCATCGACAACGTCGCTCAACTCAACGGCTTACCCCTGGCGACCCACGATCGTCTGGCACTCAACGCCCGGCAGGCAGGGCATGCGGGCTGGCTGATAACCCTGGATCAGGACACCTACAATCAAGTCATGGCCTATGCCGAAGACCGCCCACTGCGTGAAGAGTATTTCGTTGCCTTCAGCACTCGAGCCTCCGATCAGGGGCCCCATGCCGGGCAATTCGATAATGGTCCGGTATTGGAATCGCTGTTGGCCAAGCGTCATCGCAAAGCCCAACTGCTGGGGTATGAAAACTTTGCCCAACTGAGCCTGACGAACCGGATGGCGGACTCAACCGTACAGGTTAGTGGATTTCTGCGTCGACAAGTGGCACTGAAAACACCGAGTTTCGAGGAGGATGCACAAGCGCTCAAGGCTTTCGCGACCAGCCTGGGTATCGCTGAGGTAGAGCCCTGGGACCACGAGTTTCTTGCCGAAAAGCTGCGCCAGCAATACCTCGATATGCCCCTGAAAAGCCTTCGCGATTATTTTCCACTGGACGCAACCCTGCGCCGAATCTTCCTGTTCAGCGAGCGCATGTTCGGGGTCCAGATCGTTGAGCAATCAGAGTTCAATCGCTGGCATGACAACGTCCGTCTATTTGAAGTCAGCGAGCATGGGCAGGTGATCGGGCACATTTACCTCGACCCGTTCCATCGCAAGGAGGCCCCTGACTTTCCATGGACCGCAACACCGCGTAACCGACGAGTGGACGCCGAAGGTCGATTGACCCTGCCAATTGCCGTTATTCATGCCAACTTCACTGAGGTTTTGGCTGATCAACCTTGTTTGCTGACTCATCTGGATCTGCGTGTGCTTTTCCATGAGTTTGGCCACTGCCTGCACCACACTCTGACTCGTTCACCGCATTACACTCTTTCCGGCATCTCTCAGCTGGGACGCGACACGGCGGAATTTGCCGGGCAACTATTCGAACGCTGGTGCTTTTCAGGAGAGTTTCTACTGTGGCTGGCGGCCCACTACCGCACCGGTGAACGCTTGACCGAGGCTCAAATCGATAAAGCACTGACATCGCTTCAAGCCCAAAGCAGCTGGCAGACGGCCAGATTGCTGATGGCTGGCTTGTTTGATTTCCAATTGCACCTTTCTCAAGGTGATGGCCGTAGCGCTCAGCAGGTATTCGAAGACGTACAGCGGGAAATTCCTCACTTGAAACTGTCTTCCTATAGCCGACTCGCCAACAGCTTCGATTATTTGGTGACCGGTTATGGCGCCTCGGTTTACGCCTACAACTGGTCAGATGTACTCGCCACCGAAGCCTTCAAACGCTTTGAGCGGGATTGGGTTTTCAATATCCAAACAGGTAAGGCCGTTCGCGAAGCCATTTTTTCACCTGGGGATTCACACTCTCTGTTGTTATCCCTGGCGGCGTTTCTGGAGCGGCCGCTTGCCGAGGATCTTTTCCCAGTCGCAGTGAGTAGCTGA
- a CDS encoding dual specificity protein phosphatase family protein: MSLLRLLPATFLLSLAALFNLTLAHADDAALPRPADWAQSVEVQYNLYQMSPTLYRSALPDKGAVPLLEKLKVATVINFLPEPDSSWLSKPGITQIQLPYRTNHVDDSDVLKALRAIQTAEAKGPVLMHCKHGSDRTGLMAAMYRVVVQGWSKEDALSEMTQGGFGDSTHFKDGIRYMMQADVDKLRTALANGDCSTSPFAMCSMKSWFNSAHIE; the protein is encoded by the coding sequence ATGTCCCTACTGCGCCTTCTACCTGCGACGTTCCTTTTGTCGCTGGCCGCACTTTTCAATCTGACGCTGGCCCATGCTGACGACGCTGCTTTACCCCGTCCCGCGGACTGGGCTCAATCGGTGGAGGTTCAGTACAACCTCTATCAGATGTCCCCGACGCTCTATCGCAGTGCGTTGCCGGACAAAGGGGCGGTGCCGTTGCTGGAAAAACTCAAGGTTGCCACCGTCATCAACTTCCTGCCTGAACCGGACTCAAGCTGGTTGTCCAAACCCGGAATCACTCAGATACAGCTGCCCTACCGCACCAATCACGTGGATGACAGTGATGTGCTCAAGGCCCTTCGCGCGATTCAGACAGCCGAGGCCAAAGGGCCTGTGCTTATGCACTGCAAACACGGCTCGGATCGCACTGGCTTGATGGCGGCGATGTACCGGGTGGTGGTGCAGGGTTGGAGTAAGGAAGATGCGCTGAGTGAAATGACTCAGGGCGGTTTTGGCGATAGCACCCACTTCAAGGACGGCATCCGCTACATGATGCAGGCCGATGTCGACAAACTTCGTACGGCGCTGGCCAACGGTGACTGCAGCACAAGTCCGTTTGCCATGTGTTCGATGAAGAGTTGGTTCAACTCGGCTCACATCGAGTAA
- a CDS encoding PA0069 family radical SAM protein yields MNTPLPPRGRGTATNPHNRFALNRSVAEDDGWYQEAPITQGTEVRIETAKTIITRNNSPDLPFDRSINPYRGCEHGCIYCYARPSHAYWDMSPGLDFETKLIAKTNAADVLEEQLSKRGYQCAPINLGSNTDPYQPIEREHRITRKTLEVLLRYRHPVTIVTKGSLILRDLDLLAELAEQRLVAVMISLTTLDDELKRILEPRAAAPKARLRAIRVMREAGIAVGVLCSPMIPMINDSELESLLAEAHAAGAQSAAYMMLRLPLEVAPLFEEWLAAHYPQRAAHVLSLIRQSRGGELYDSRFGARMRGEGPFADLLAQRFSKTIKRLGLNRREGFDLDCKAFCPPGRQMSLI; encoded by the coding sequence ATGAACACGCCTCTGCCACCCCGCGGTCGCGGCACCGCCACCAACCCGCACAACCGTTTCGCGCTGAACCGTTCGGTGGCCGAGGATGACGGCTGGTATCAGGAAGCGCCGATCACCCAAGGCACCGAGGTGCGCATCGAGACGGCGAAAACCATTATTACCCGCAACAACTCGCCGGACTTGCCCTTCGACCGCTCGATCAATCCCTATCGTGGCTGCGAGCATGGCTGCATCTATTGCTACGCACGGCCAAGCCATGCTTATTGGGACATGTCGCCGGGGCTGGATTTCGAAACCAAACTGATCGCCAAGACCAACGCCGCCGATGTGCTGGAAGAACAACTGTCCAAACGCGGCTATCAATGCGCGCCGATCAACCTGGGCTCCAACACCGACCCTTATCAGCCGATCGAGCGTGAACACAGAATCACCCGTAAAACTCTGGAAGTGCTGCTGCGCTACCGCCATCCAGTGACCATCGTCACCAAGGGCTCGCTGATTCTGCGCGATCTCGACCTGCTGGCCGAACTCGCCGAACAAAGGCTGGTGGCAGTAATGATCAGCCTCACCACCCTGGACGATGAGCTCAAACGCATCCTCGAACCCCGTGCTGCTGCACCCAAGGCACGACTGCGGGCGATCCGGGTGATGCGCGAAGCCGGGATTGCGGTGGGCGTTTTGTGTTCGCCGATGATTCCGATGATCAACGACAGCGAACTCGAAAGCCTGCTGGCCGAAGCCCATGCTGCAGGAGCACAGAGTGCGGCTTACATGATGTTGCGTTTACCTCTGGAAGTGGCGCCGTTGTTCGAAGAGTGGCTGGCCGCCCACTATCCTCAGCGTGCGGCTCATGTGTTGAGCCTGATCCGTCAGAGTCGTGGTGGCGAACTCTATGACAGTCGGTTCGGCGCCCGTATGCGCGGTGAAGGACCGTTTGCCGATCTGCTGGCACAGCGTTTTTCCAAAACCATCAAACGCCTGGGGCTCAACCGTCGTGAAGGTTTCGATCTGGACTGCAAAGCCTTTTGTCCGCCGGGTCGCCAGATGTCGTTGATTTAG
- a CDS encoding carbonic anhydrase produces the protein MSDKDKQPLAASASAQPEAETADAALQHIVDGFLHFHHEIFPQQEELFKKLATAQRPRAMFIACADSRIVPELITQSAPGDLFVTRNVGNVVPPYGQMNGGVSTAIEYAVLALGVQHIIICGHSDCGAMRAVLNPQSLEKMPTVKAWLRHAEVAKTMVQDNCHCSNENESMHILTEENVIAQLQHLRTHPSVASRMANGQLFIHGWVYNIETSEIQAYDADKGCFLPLDGSHPIPVATPKARF, from the coding sequence ATGAGTGACAAGGATAAACAGCCGTTGGCTGCGTCGGCTTCAGCCCAACCCGAGGCGGAAACCGCCGATGCAGCGCTGCAGCATATCGTTGACGGTTTTTTGCACTTTCATCACGAGATCTTTCCGCAGCAGGAAGAACTCTTCAAAAAACTCGCCACGGCCCAGCGGCCTCGGGCGATGTTCATCGCGTGCGCCGATTCGCGCATAGTTCCCGAACTGATTACCCAAAGTGCCCCCGGCGACTTGTTCGTGACCCGTAATGTCGGCAACGTCGTGCCACCTTATGGGCAAATGAACGGCGGTGTTTCCACGGCCATCGAATACGCGGTGCTGGCCCTCGGCGTGCAGCACATCATCATCTGCGGCCACTCCGACTGTGGTGCGATGCGCGCGGTGCTCAACCCGCAGAGCCTGGAAAAAATGCCGACGGTCAAAGCCTGGTTGCGCCATGCGGAAGTGGCGAAAACCATGGTCCAGGACAACTGCCATTGCTCGAATGAAAACGAGAGCATGCACATCCTCACCGAGGAGAATGTGATCGCTCAGTTGCAGCATTTGCGCACGCACCCGTCGGTGGCCTCGCGGATGGCCAACGGTCAGCTGTTTATCCATGGTTGGGTCTACAACATCGAAACCAGCGAAATCCAGGCTTACGACGCGGATAAGGGTTGTTTCTTGCCGCTCGACGGCAGTCATCCGATTCCGGTGGCGACGCCCAAAGCGCGCTTCTAA
- a CDS encoding SulP family inorganic anion transporter translates to MRAAQLKAVLPRELLASVVVFLVALPLCMGIAIASGLPPAKGLITGIIGGLVVGWLAGSPLQVSGPAAGLAVLVFELVRQHGIAMLGPILLLAGFLQLVAGRLKLGCWFRVTAPAVVYGMLAGIGVLIVLSQVHVMLDAVPKPSGLDNLAAFPAAVIQAVPSFGWQAGLLGLSTIAVMWLWEKFRPHSLRFVPGALLGVGLATIASLALALQVKRVEVPANLAQAIDWLRPADLLNLADPTLLIAAFAVAFIASAETLLSAAAVDRMHSGQRSDFDRELSAQGVGNMLCGLLGALPMTGVIVRSSANVQAGATTRLSAVFHGLWLLAFVLLLSSVLQSIPVASLAGVLVYTGFKLVDLKAFRGLARYGRMPMFTYAATALAIIFTDLLTGVLIGFGLTLAKLAWKASRLKISLIDLPADGEMELRLVGAATFLKVPALTQVLGSIPAGATVHVPLNNLSYIDHSCLELLEEWGRANAAKGSKLMIEARGLKRRLEGRLRTTTGVGSAG, encoded by the coding sequence ATGCGTGCTGCTCAACTAAAAGCTGTTCTGCCACGGGAGCTACTGGCTTCGGTGGTTGTGTTTCTCGTCGCCCTGCCCTTGTGCATGGGCATCGCCATCGCCTCGGGACTGCCACCGGCCAAAGGCCTGATCACCGGCATCATTGGTGGCCTGGTGGTCGGCTGGCTTGCCGGGTCGCCGCTGCAAGTCAGCGGCCCGGCGGCGGGTCTGGCGGTATTGGTGTTCGAACTGGTGCGCCAGCATGGTATTGCCATGCTCGGACCGATCCTGTTGCTGGCGGGTTTTCTGCAATTGGTGGCAGGGCGCCTGAAGCTGGGTTGCTGGTTTCGGGTCACGGCGCCGGCGGTGGTGTACGGCATGCTCGCCGGCATCGGTGTGTTGATCGTGCTGTCACAGGTACACGTCATGCTCGATGCCGTGCCCAAGCCCTCAGGGCTGGATAACCTGGCGGCTTTCCCCGCCGCAGTGATTCAGGCTGTGCCTTCGTTTGGCTGGCAAGCGGGTTTGCTCGGGCTGTCGACCATTGCCGTGATGTGGCTGTGGGAAAAATTCCGCCCGCATTCCCTGCGCTTCGTTCCCGGTGCATTGCTTGGGGTCGGTCTGGCAACGATCGCCAGCCTGGCGCTCGCCTTGCAGGTCAAACGTGTGGAAGTCCCAGCCAACCTGGCGCAAGCCATCGATTGGCTACGTCCGGCAGATCTGCTCAACCTGGCTGACCCAACCCTGCTGATCGCCGCCTTCGCCGTGGCCTTTATCGCCAGCGCCGAAACCCTGCTCTCGGCCGCCGCCGTGGATCGCATGCACAGCGGTCAACGCTCGGACTTCGACCGCGAATTGTCCGCACAAGGTGTGGGCAACATGTTGTGTGGTCTGCTCGGCGCGCTGCCGATGACCGGAGTAATCGTGCGCAGCTCGGCCAACGTTCAAGCCGGCGCCACCACCCGCCTGTCGGCAGTGTTCCATGGCCTGTGGTTGTTGGCTTTTGTGCTGCTGCTATCGAGCGTGCTGCAAAGCATTCCGGTGGCGAGTCTGGCGGGCGTCCTGGTTTACACCGGCTTTAAACTGGTGGACCTCAAAGCCTTTCGCGGCTTGGCCCGTTATGGCCGGATGCCGATGTTCACCTATGCGGCGACCGCACTGGCAATCATCTTCACCGACCTGCTGACCGGCGTGTTGATCGGCTTCGGCCTGACACTGGCCAAACTGGCCTGGAAGGCTTCGCGTCTGAAAATCAGCCTGATCGATCTGCCGGCGGACGGCGAGATGGAACTGCGACTGGTAGGGGCGGCAACCTTCCTCAAGGTGCCGGCGTTGACCCAGGTGCTGGGGAGCATTCCGGCAGGCGCGACGGTGCATGTACCGCTCAATAACCTGAGCTACATCGATCACTCATGCCTTGAGTTGCTGGAGGAGTGGGGCCGGGCCAATGCGGCCAAGGGTTCGAAGTTGATGATTGAAGCGCGGGGGTTGAAGCGCAGGCTTGAAGGACGGTTGCGGACCACGACGGGCGTAGGTTCCGCCGGATAG
- the coxB gene encoding cytochrome c oxidase subunit II: MMRHPHVWMGLLLWSIFSQAQAAWTVNMAPGATEISHAVFDLHMTIFWICVVIGIIVFGAMFWSMMLHRRSTGQVAAKFHESTTVEILWTIVPLLILVAMAVPATATLIKMYDNTEPDIDIQVTGYQWKWHYKYLGQDVEFFSNLTTPADQIHNKEAKGEHYLLEVDKPLVLPIGAKVRFLVTSADVIHSWWVPAFAVKRDAIPGFVNESWTRVEKPGIYRGQCAELCGKDHGFMPIVVEVKEKADYEKWLGERKAEAAQLKELTSKEWTLDELKERGDKIYHTTCVACHQAEGQGLPPMFPALKGSKIATGPIKDHLSLVFHGKPGTAMAAFGKQLSEVDIAAVVTYERNAWGNNKGDMVTPKEVLELKQAESK, translated from the coding sequence ATGATGCGACATCCACATGTCTGGATGGGCCTCCTGTTGTGGTCGATTTTCAGTCAGGCGCAAGCGGCCTGGACTGTCAATATGGCGCCTGGAGCGACTGAGATCAGTCACGCAGTATTCGATCTGCACATGACCATTTTCTGGATCTGTGTGGTGATCGGCATCATCGTCTTCGGCGCCATGTTCTGGTCGATGATGCTCCACCGCCGCTCGACCGGGCAGGTGGCCGCAAAATTTCATGAAAGCACCACCGTTGAAATCCTCTGGACCATCGTGCCCCTGCTAATTCTGGTGGCCATGGCGGTTCCCGCTACCGCCACCCTGATCAAGATGTACGACAACACTGAGCCGGATATCGATATCCAGGTCACCGGTTATCAGTGGAAGTGGCACTACAAATACCTGGGTCAGGACGTCGAATTCTTTAGCAACCTGACCACCCCCGCCGATCAGATCCACAACAAAGAAGCCAAGGGCGAGCATTACCTGCTGGAGGTCGACAAACCATTGGTGCTGCCGATCGGTGCCAAGGTGCGCTTTCTGGTGACCTCCGCCGACGTCATCCACTCCTGGTGGGTGCCGGCCTTCGCGGTCAAGCGCGATGCGATTCCCGGTTTCGTCAATGAATCCTGGACCCGTGTCGAAAAGCCCGGCATCTACCGTGGCCAGTGCGCCGAGTTGTGCGGCAAGGACCACGGTTTCATGCCGATCGTGGTTGAGGTCAAGGAAAAGGCCGACTACGAAAAATGGCTGGGCGAGCGCAAGGCGGAAGCCGCGCAACTCAAAGAGCTGACCAGCAAGGAATGGACCCTCGACGAGCTCAAGGAGCGCGGCGACAAGATTTATCACACCACGTGCGTGGCCTGTCACCAGGCCGAAGGCCAGGGCCTGCCGCCGATGTTCCCGGCACTCAAGGGCTCGAAAATCGCCACCGGCCCGATCAAGGATCACCTGAGCCTGGTCTTCCACGGCAAACCCGGCACCGCGATGGCGGCGTTCGGCAAACAGCTCTCGGAAGTCGATATTGCAGCGGTCGTGACCTACGAACGTAACGCCTGGGGCAACAACAAAGGCGACATGGTCACCCCTAAAGAAGTGCTGGAGCTGAAACAGGCGGAAAGCAAATGA
- the ctaD gene encoding cytochrome c oxidase subunit I produces MTAVVDDHVQTETAHAHGPAKGLMRWVLTTNHKDIGTLYLWFAFTMFLLGGSFAMVIRAELFQPGLQIVEPAFFNQMTTMHGLVMVFGAVMPAFVGLANWMIPLMIGAPDMALPRMNNFSFWLLPAAFILLVSTLFTPGGGPNFGWTFYAPLSTTYAPESVTFFIFAIHLMGISSIMGAINVIATILNLRAPGMTLMKMPLFVWTWLITAFLLIAVMPVLAGCVTMMLMDIHFGTSFFSAAGGGDPVLFQHVFWFFGHPEVYIMILPAFGAVSSIIPAFSRKPLFGYTSMVYATASIAFLSFIVWAHHMFVVGIPLVGELFFMYATLLIAVPTGVKVFNWASTMWQGSLTFETPMLFAVAFVILFSIGGFSGLMLAIAPADFQYQDTYFVVAHFHYVLVPGAIFGIFASAYFWLPKWTGHMYDETLGKLHFWLSFIGMNMAFFPMHFVGLAGMPRRIPDYNLQFADFNMVSSIGAFMFGATQIFFLFIVIKTIRGGEPAPAKPWDGAEGLEWSVPSPAPYHTFTTPPEVK; encoded by the coding sequence ATGACTGCTGTCGTCGATGACCATGTTCAAACCGAGACCGCCCACGCCCACGGCCCTGCCAAAGGCCTGATGCGTTGGGTGTTGACTACCAACCACAAGGATATCGGCACGCTGTACCTGTGGTTTGCATTCACCATGTTTCTGCTCGGCGGCTCGTTCGCGATGGTGATTCGCGCCGAGCTGTTCCAGCCGGGACTGCAAATCGTCGAACCGGCATTCTTCAACCAGATGACCACCATGCACGGCCTGGTGATGGTGTTCGGTGCGGTGATGCCGGCCTTCGTCGGCCTCGCCAACTGGATGATCCCGTTGATGATCGGCGCGCCGGACATGGCCCTGCCACGGATGAACAACTTCAGCTTCTGGCTGTTGCCGGCGGCGTTCATTCTGTTGGTGTCGACCCTGTTCACCCCCGGTGGCGGGCCGAATTTCGGCTGGACCTTCTACGCACCGCTGTCGACCACCTACGCGCCGGAAAGCGTGACGTTCTTCATCTTCGCCATCCACTTGATGGGGATCAGTTCGATCATGGGGGCGATCAATGTGATCGCGACCATCCTCAACCTGCGCGCCCCCGGCATGACGCTGATGAAAATGCCGCTGTTCGTCTGGACCTGGCTGATCACCGCGTTCCTGCTGATCGCGGTGATGCCGGTATTGGCCGGCTGCGTGACCATGATGCTGATGGACATCCACTTCGGCACCAGTTTCTTCAGTGCCGCCGGTGGCGGTGATCCGGTGCTGTTCCAGCACGTGTTCTGGTTCTTCGGTCACCCCGAGGTGTACATCATGATCCTGCCGGCCTTCGGTGCCGTCAGCTCGATCATTCCGGCGTTCTCGCGCAAGCCGCTGTTTGGCTACACCTCGATGGTCTATGCCACGGCCAGTATTGCCTTCCTGTCATTCATCGTCTGGGCGCACCACATGTTCGTGGTCGGCATTCCGCTGGTGGGCGAGTTGTTCTTTATGTATGCCACGCTGCTGATCGCAGTGCCGACCGGCGTGAAGGTGTTCAACTGGGCCAGCACCATGTGGCAAGGCTCGCTGACCTTCGAGACACCGATGCTGTTCGCCGTAGCGTTCGTGATCCTGTTCTCCATTGGCGGGTTCTCCGGGTTGATGCTGGCCATCGCCCCGGCGGACTTCCAGTACCAGGACACCTACTTCGTGGTCGCGCACTTCCATTACGTGCTGGTGCCGGGGGCGATCTTCGGGATCTTCGCCTCGGCGTACTTCTGGCTGCCGAAATGGACCGGCCACATGTACGACGAAACCCTCGGCAAGCTGCACTTCTGGCTGTCTTTCATCGGCATGAACATGGCGTTCTTCCCGATGCACTTCGTGGGTCTGGCGGGCATGCCGCGGCGAATTCCGGACTACAACCTGCAATTCGCCGACTTCAACATGGTGTCGTCGATCGGCGCGTTCATGTTTGGTGCCACGCAGATCTTCTTCCTGTTCATCGTAATCAAGACCATTCGCGGCGGCGAGCCGGCACCGGCCAAGCCGTGGGATGGCGCCGAAGGCCTGGAATGGAGTGTTCCTTCGCCCGCGCCGTATCACACCTTCACCACACCGCCGGAAGTGAAATGA
- a CDS encoding cytochrome c oxidase assembly protein: MADSISMKKLVTRLLLVVAAMFVFGFALVPIYDVMCKAFGINGKTAGQYEGEQTVDASRQVRVQFLSTNSADMPWDFYPKSDELTAHPGAVNEMIFIAHNPTDRPMSAQAVPSIAPSAAAAYFHKTECFCFTQQVLQPGQRIEMPVRFIVDRDMPKDVKHLTLSYTLFDITARHPPVAVAASTGG; the protein is encoded by the coding sequence ATGGCTGACTCGATTTCAATGAAGAAGCTGGTCACCCGCCTGTTGCTGGTGGTGGCGGCAATGTTTGTCTTCGGCTTTGCCCTGGTGCCGATCTACGACGTGATGTGCAAGGCGTTCGGCATCAATGGCAAAACCGCCGGGCAATATGAAGGCGAGCAAACGGTCGACGCCTCGCGGCAGGTTCGCGTGCAGTTTCTGTCGACCAACTCTGCAGACATGCCCTGGGATTTTTATCCCAAGAGTGATGAGCTGACCGCTCACCCCGGGGCAGTGAATGAGATGATTTTTATCGCCCACAACCCCACCGATCGGCCGATGAGCGCCCAGGCCGTGCCGAGTATCGCCCCGAGCGCAGCAGCCGCGTACTTCCACAAGACCGAATGTTTCTGCTTTACCCAGCAAGTGCTGCAGCCCGGTCAACGCATCGAGATGCCGGTACGGTTCATCGTTGACCGCGACATGCCCAAGGATGTGAAGCACCTGACGCTGTCCTACACGCTGTTCGATATCACCGCACGTCATCCGCCCGTGGCTGTTGCAGCAAGCACCGGTGGCTAG
- a CDS encoding cytochrome c oxidase subunit 3 codes for MATHEHYYVPAQSKWPIIATIGMLVTVFGLGTWFNDLKAARPESHGPLIFFVGGLLLAYMLFGWFGTVVKESRAGLYSPQLDRSFRWGMSWFIFSEVMFFLAFFGALFYVRNIAGPALGGEGTKGIAHMLWPTFEFTWPLLNNPDSKLFPPPKEVISPWGLPLLNTVLLVSSSVTVTIAHHALKKGHRGALKIWLALTVLLGCGFLGFQAKEYLHAYHELGLTLGSGIYGATFFMLTGFHGAHVTIGTIILFVMLMRIMRGHFNADHHFGFEAATWYWHFVDVVWIGLFVFVYVL; via the coding sequence ATGGCTACTCATGAACATTATTACGTTCCAGCCCAGAGCAAATGGCCGATCATCGCCACGATCGGCATGCTGGTCACGGTGTTCGGCCTGGGCACCTGGTTCAACGACCTGAAGGCTGCGCGGCCGGAGTCCCATGGCCCGCTGATCTTTTTCGTCGGTGGGCTGCTGCTGGCCTACATGCTGTTCGGCTGGTTCGGGACGGTGGTCAAGGAGAGTCGCGCGGGGTTGTACAGCCCACAACTCGACCGCTCGTTCCGCTGGGGCATGAGCTGGTTCATTTTCTCGGAGGTGATGTTCTTCCTCGCCTTTTTCGGTGCGCTGTTTTATGTGCGCAACATTGCGGGCCCGGCACTCGGTGGTGAAGGCACCAAAGGCATCGCCCACATGCTGTGGCCGACGTTCGAGTTCACCTGGCCGCTGCTGAACAACCCGGACTCGAAACTCTTTCCTCCACCCAAGGAAGTCATCAGCCCCTGGGGCCTGCCGCTGCTCAACACCGTGCTGCTGGTGAGTTCCAGCGTCACCGTGACCATCGCTCACCACGCCTTGAAGAAAGGCCATCGCGGCGCGCTGAAAATCTGGCTGGCGCTGACCGTGTTGCTCGGTTGCGGCTTCCTGGGCTTTCAAGCCAAAGAATATCTGCACGCCTACCACGAGCTGGGCCTGACCCTGGGTTCCGGCATCTACGGTGCAACGTTCTTCATGCTCACCGGTTTCCACGGTGCCCACGTGACCATCGGCACCATCATTCTGTTCGTCATGCTGATGCGCATCATGCGCGGGCACTTCAATGCAGACCACCATTTCGGCTTCGAGGCGGCGACCTGGTACTGGCACTTTGTGGATGTGGTGTGGATCGGGTTGTTCGTTTTCGTATACGTACTTTGA
- a CDS encoding twin transmembrane helix small protein produces the protein MLKAAIVLMLIATVVSLFSGLFFLVKDDSSSSRLVIALSIRVALAAITVGLIAWGFFSGQLVSHVPW, from the coding sequence ATGCTCAAAGCAGCCATCGTCCTGATGCTGATTGCCACGGTTGTCAGCCTGTTCAGCGGCCTGTTTTTTCTGGTCAAGGACGACAGCAGCTCGAGTCGCCTGGTCATCGCCTTGAGTATTCGTGTTGCGCTGGCCGCCATCACTGTCGGCTTGATCGCCTGGGGTTTTTTCAGCGGCCAGCTGGTGTCCCACGTGCCTTGGTAG